The following proteins are encoded in a genomic region of Arachis ipaensis cultivar K30076 chromosome B02, Araip1.1, whole genome shotgun sequence:
- the LOC107627163 gene encoding uncharacterized protein LOC107627163, with amino-acid sequence MTTAMDMVNKINPEKEARNLKVKVIRLWTVPTFTGQLLPNSMEMILVDESGWKIQAIVQKTMIYRFKQLLFEGRVYVMKLFSVVPNQGSYRATRHQFKLIFQFRTIVRDAICDFIPKSALTISPFTELLETKEDSNFLVVLFLCDL; translated from the exons ATGACAACTGCCATGGATATGGTTAATAAGATTAATCCTGAGAAAGAAGCACGGAACCTCAAAGTTAAGGTGATTAGGCTTTGGACTGTTCCAACTTTCACGGGTCAGCTTCTCCCAAATTCCATGGAGATGATTTTGGTTGATGAATCT GGGTGGAAGATACAAGCTATTGTTCAGAAGACTATGATTTACAGGTTCAAACAACTTCTCTTCGAGGGTCGAGTATATGTAATGAAGCTCTTCTCTGTTGTGCCAAACCAAGGATCTTATAGGGCCACTAGGCATCAGTTTAAGTTGATTTTTCAATTCAGGACCATTGTTAGGGATGCTATCTGCGATTTTATTCCAAAATCTGCTCTTACAATCTCTCCATTCACTGAACTTTTGGAAACCAAAGAGGATTCCAATTTCTTAGTTG TCTTGTTTCTTTGTGATTTGTAG